The following coding sequences lie in one Arachis hypogaea cultivar Tifrunner chromosome 4, arahy.Tifrunner.gnm2.J5K5, whole genome shotgun sequence genomic window:
- the LOC112744948 gene encoding ATP synthase gamma chain, chloroplastic: protein MSCSNLTMLVSSKPSLSDASNLSFRSVLNPFQLPSQNSPSCSLSRSSVTPVQCGLRELRTRIESVKNTQKITEAMKLVAAAKVRRAQEAVVNGRPFSETLVEVLYNINEQLQTEDIDVPLTKVRPVKKVALVVCTGDRGLCGGFNNNIIKKAEARIAQLKDLGLDYTIISVGKKGNSYFLRRPYIPVDRFLEGGSLPTAKEAQAIADDAFSLFISEEVDKVELLYTKFVSLVKSDPVIHTLLPLSPKGEICDINGNCVDAADDEFFRLTTKEGKLTVERDAVRTKTEDYSPILEFEQDPVQILDALLPLYLNSQVLRALQESLASELAARMSAMSSATDNAVELKKNLSIVYNRERQAKITGEILEIVAGANALQ, encoded by the coding sequence ATGTCTTGTTCCAATCTCACTATGTTGGTGTCCTCAAAACCTTCTCTTTCTGATGCCTCCAACCTCTCTTTCCGTTCTGTTCTCAACCCTTTTCAGCTCCCTTCACAAAACTCACCCTCATGCAGCCTCTCACGTTCTTCTGTCACCCCAGTACAGTGTGGTCTCAGAGAGCTCAGAACCCGCATTGAATCTGTCAAGAACACACAGAAGATCACAGAAGCAATGAAGCTTGTTGCAGCCGCTAAAGTCAGAAGGGCTCAAGAAGCTGTTGTTAATGGAAGACCCTTCTCAGAGACTCTTGTTGAGGTCCTCTACAACATCAACGAGCAGCTCCAAACTGAGGACATTGATGTCCCTCTCACAAAAGTTAGGCCAGTGAAGAAGGTAGCACTGGTTGTGTGCACTGGTGATAGAGGTCTCTGTGGTGGTTTCAACAATAACATCATCAAGAAAGCCGAGGCAAGAATTGCTCAATTGAAGGATCTTGGTCTTGACTACACTATCATTAGTGTTGGCAAGAAGGGTAACTCTTACTTCCTCCGTAGACCTTACATACCAGTTGATCGGTTTCTAGAAGGAGGATCGCTCCCAACTGCGAAAGAAGCTCAGGCAATTGCTGATGATGCCTTCTCGCTGTTTATCAGTGAAGAGGTTGACAAAGTAGAACTCTTGTACACAAAGTTTGTGTCATTGGTGAAATCAGATCCTGTGATTCATACCTTACTTCCACTGTCGCCAAAGGGAGAGATTTGTGACATCAATGGAAACTGTGTTGATGCTGCTGATGATGAGTTCTTCAGGCTAACAACAAAGGAAGGAAAGCTAACTGTAGAGAGGGATGCTGTGAGGACAAAGACAGAAGACTATTCACCAATTTTGGAGTTTGAGCAAGATCCTGTTCAGATCCTTGATGCTCTCTTGCCGCTTTATCTCAACAGCCAAGTCTTGAGAGCACTTCAAGAATCACTTGCAAGTGAGCTTGCTGCTAGAATGAGTGCAATGAGTAGTGCAACTGATAATGCTGTTGAGTTGAAGAAGAACTTATCCATTGTCTACAATAGGGAACGTCAGGCTAAGATCACAGGTGAAATTCTTGAGATTGTTGCTGGTGCCAATGCTCTTCAATAG